One genomic region from Saccharomyces cerevisiae S288C chromosome XI, complete sequence encodes:
- the MNN4 gene encoding Mnn4p (Putative positive regulator of mannosylphosphate transferase Mnn6p; involved in mannosylphosphorylation of N-linked oligosaccharides; may also function as a mannosylphosphate transferase; expression increases in late-logarithmic and stationary growth phases; coding sequence contains length polymorphisms in different strains; MNN4 has a paralog, YJR061W, that arose from the whole genome duplication), with product MLQRISSKLHRRFLSGLLRVKHYPLRRILLPLILLQIIIITFIWSNSPQRNGLGRDADYLLPNYNELDSDDDSWYSILTSSFKNDRKIQFAKTLYENLKFGTNPKWVNEYTLQNDLLSVKMGPRKGSKLESVDELKFYDFDPRLTWSVVLNHLQNNDADQPEKLPFSWYDWTTFHELNKLISIDKTVLPCNFLFQSAFDKESLEAIETELGEPLFLYERPKYAQKLWYKAARNQDRIKDSKELKKHCSKLFTPDGHGSPKGLRFNTQFQIKELYDKVRPEVYQLQARNYILTTQSHPLSISIIESDNSTYQVPLQTEKSKNLVQSGLLQEYINDNINSTNKRKKNKQDVEFNHNRLFQEFVNNDQVNSLYKLEIEETDKFTFDKDLVYLSPSDFKFDASKKIEELEEQKKLYPDKFSAHNENYLNSLKNSVKTSPALQRKFFYEAGAVKQYKGMGFHRDKRFFNVDTLINDKQEYQARLNSMIRTFQKFTKANGIISWLSHGTLYGYLYNGMAFPWDNDFDLQMPIKHLQLLSQYFNQSLILEDPRQGNGRYFLDVSDSLTVRINGNGKNNIDARFIDVDTGLYIDITGLASTSAPSRDYLNSYIEERLQEEHLDINNIPESNGETATLPDKVDDGLVNMATLNITELRDYITSDENKNHKRVPTDTDLKDLLKKELEELPKSKTIENKLNPKQRYFLNEKLKLYNCRNNHFNSFEELSPLINTVFHGVPALIPHRHTYCLHNEYHVPDRYAFDAYKNTAYLPEFRFWFDYDGLKKCSNINSWYPNIPSINSWNPNLLKEISSTKFESKLFDSNKVSEYSFKNLSMDDVRLIYKNIPKAGFIEVFTNLYNSFNVTAYRQKELEIQYCQNLTFIEKKKLLHQLRINVAPKLSSPAKDPFLFGYEKAMWKDLSKSMNQTTLDQVTKIVHEEYVGKIIDLSESLKYRNFSLFNITFDETGTTLDDNTEDYTPANTVEVNPVDFKSNLNFSSNSFLDLNSYGLDLFAPTLSDVNRKGIQMFDKDPIIVYEDYAYAKLLEERKRREKKKKEEEEKKKKEEEEKKKKEEEEKKKKEEEEKKKKEEEEKKKKEEEEKKKQEEEEKKKKEEEEKKKQEEGEKMKNEDEENKKNEDEEKKKNEEEEKKKQEEKNKKNEDEEKKKQEEEEKKKNEEEEKKKQEEGHSN from the coding sequence ATGCTTCAGCGAATATCATCTAAACTTCACAGGCGGTTCTTATCTGGCCTGCTGCGTGTCAAGCACTACCCATTAAGGCGCATTCTCCTTCCACTGATTCTACTGCAGATCATCATTATAACGTTTATCTGGTCAAATTCACCGCAGCGTAACGGACTTGGGCGGGACGCTGATTACCTTCTACCAAATTACAACGAACTTGACAGTGATGATGATTCCTGGTATAGCATCCTGACTTCGTCTTTCAAAAACGATCGCAAGATCCAGTTCGCTAAGACATTATAcgaaaatttaaaattcGGCACCAACCCTAAATGGGTCAATGAATATACTCTGCAAAATGACCTGCTCTCGGTCAAAATGGGCCCTCGAAAGGGCAGTAAGCTCGAATCCGTGGATGAGTTGAAGTTTTACGACTTCGACCCTCGTCTCACGTGGTCCGTTGTGCTGAACCATTTGCAAAATAATGACGCAGATCAGCCAGAAAAGTTACCCTTTTCATGGTACGACTGGACAACCTTCCACGAGCTGAATAAGCTGATTTCCATAGATAAAACTGTTCTGCCCtgcaattttcttttccagtCCGCTTTCGACAAAGAGTCTTTAGAGGCCATTGAGACAGAGCTCGGCGAACCTTTGTTCCTATACGAAAGACCAAAGTACGCGCAGAAACTGTGGTACAAGGCCGCTAGAAACCAGGACAGAATCAAAGACTCAAAGGAACTAAAAAAGCATTGTTCCAAGCTATTCACTCCAGACGGGCATGGCTCTCCTAAGGGTTTAAGATTTAATACgcaatttcaaataaaggaGCTGTATGATAAAGTTAGACCCGAAGTTTACCAATTGCAGGCAAGAAACTACATTTTGACTACACAGTCGCATCCACTATCCATTTCCATCATCGAATCAGATAATTCCACGTATCAAGTCCCCTTGCAAActgaaaaatcaaaaaactTGGTGCAATCCGGCCTGTTGCAGGAATATATTAATGATAACATTAATTCTACGaacaagagaaagaaaaataaacagGACGTAGAATTCAACCATAACAGGCTTTTCCAGGAATTCGTCAATAACGACCAAGTTAACTCCCTATACAAACtggaaattgaagaaactgATAAATTCACTTTTGATAAAGATTTGGTTTATTTATCCCCTTCGGATTTCAAGTTCGATGCctccaaaaaaattgaagagttAGAGGAACAGAAGAAACTCTATCCGGACAAATTTTCCGCTCATAATGAGAATTATCTGAACAGTTTGAAGAATTCCGTAAAGACAAGCCCTGCATTGCAAAGAAAGTTCTTCTATGAGGCTGGTGCCGTGAAGCAATATAAAGGTATGGGGTTCCATCGTGACAAGAGGTTCTTCAATGTTGATACATTAATCAATGATAAACAAGAATACCAGGCTAGATTGAACTCAATGATCAGAACATTCCAAAAGTTTACTAAAGCCAACGGCATCATATCTTGGTTGTCTCACGGAACGCTGTACGGCTATCTTTACAATGGAATGGCTTTCCCTTGGGATAACGATTTCGACTTGCAAATGCCCATTAAGCATTTACAATTGCTCAGTCAATACTTCAACCAATCTCTTATATTGGAAGACCCAAGACAGGGTAATGGACGTTATTTCCTAGACGTCAGCGACTCCTTGACAGTAAGAATTAACGGTAACGGTAAAAACAATATCGATGCAAGATTCATTGACGTCGACACCGGCCTTTACATTGATATTACCGGTCTAGCTAGCACTTCTGCCCCTAGTAGGGATTACTTGAATTCTTATATTGAAGAGCGGTTGCAAGAGGAACATTTGGATATCAATAATATCCCTGAATCGAACGGTGAGACCGCTACTTTGCCCGACAAAGTAGATGATGGGTTAGTCAATATGGCTACACTAAACATCACTGAGCTACGTGATTACATTACCAGCgacgaaaataaaaatcataAAAGAGTCCCCACTGATACTGATTTGAAagatcttttgaaaaaggaactGGAAGAGTTACCAAAGTCTAAGACCATTGAAAACAAGTTGAATCCTAAACAAAGATATTTTCTCAACGAAAAACTTAAACTTTACAATTGTAGAAACAACCATTTTAACTCGTTCGAGGAACTATCTCCCTTAATCAATACTGTTTTCCATGGTGTGCCAGCGTTGATTCCTCACAGACATACCTACTGCTTGCACAATGAATATCATGTACCTGATAGATATGCATTTGATGCTTACAAAAATACTGCTTATTTGCCCGAATTTAGATTTTGGTTCGACTATGACGGGTTAAAGAAATGCAGTAATATTAATTCATGGTATCCAAACATCCCCAGTATTAATTCATGGAATCCGAACCtcttgaaagaaatatcGTCTACGAAATTTGAGTCGAAACTTTTTGATTCCAACAAAGTCTCTGAATACTCTTTCAAAAACCTATCCATGGATGATGTTCGCTTaatttataaaaatattccaaaAGCTGGCTTTATCGAGGTATTTACTAACTTGTACAATTCCTTCAATGTCACTGCATATAGGCAAAAGGAATTGGAAATTCAATACTGCCAAAACCTGacatttattgaaaaaaagaaattattacaTCAATTGCGCATTAATGTTGCTCCTAAGTTAAGCTCCCCTGCAAAGGAcccatttctttttggttaTGAAAAAGCTATGTGGAAGGATTTATCAAAATCTATGAACCAGACTACATTAGATCAAGTTACCAAGATTGTTCATGAAGAATATGTCggaaaaattattgatCTGTCCGAAAGTTTGAAATACAggaatttttcacttttcaACATTACTTTTGATGAAACTGGAACAACTCTAGATGATAACACAGAAGATTATACTCCTGCTAATACTGTTGAAGTAAATCCTGTGGATTTTAAATCAAATTTAAACTTTAGTAGCAACTCCTTTTTGGATTTAAATTCATATGGTTTAGACCTTTTTGCGCCAACTTTATCCGACGTTAACAGAAAGGGTATTCAAATGTTTGATAAGGACCCTATTATTGTATACGAGGACTATGCTTATGCCAAGTTacttgaagaaagaaagcggagggagaagaagaagaaggaggaagaggagaagaagaagaaggaagaagaggaaaagaagaagaaggaagaagaagaaaagaaaaagaaggaagaggaagagaagaaaaagaaggaagaagaagagaagaaaaagaaggaagaagaagaaaagaagaagcaggaggaagaggagaaaaagaagaaggaagaagaagagaagaagaagcaggaagaaggagaaaagatgaagaatgaagatgaagaaaataagaagaatgaagatgaagaaaagaagaagaacgaagaagaggaaaaaaagaagcaggaagagaaaaacaagaagaatgaagatgaagaaaagaagaagcaggaagaggaagaaaagaagaagaacgaagaagaggaaaaaaagaagcaggAGGAGGGGCACAGCAATTAA
- the PTK1 gene encoding putative serine/threonine protein kinase PTK1 (Putative serine/threonine protein kinase; regulates spermine uptake; involved in polyamine transport; possible mitochondrial protein; PTK1 has a paralog, PTK2, that arose from the whole genome duplication), which translates to MTVSHNHSTKISQQPISSVSAFKFFGKKLLSSSHGNKLKKKASLPPDFHSTSTNDSESSSPKLPNSLKTSRRANSFAHTTNSKRSLSSASTKILPPAGSSTSISRGNRHSSTSRNLSNSKFSSERLVYNPYGVSTPSTSLSSVSTSMKKDPDLGFYLHDGDSKIRMLPIPIVDPNEYLPDEMKEASIQLSDNFVFDDENKTIGWGGSCEVRKIRSKYRKKDVFALKKLNMIYNETPEKFYKRCSKEFIIAKQLSHHVHITNTFLLVKVPTTVYTTRGWGFVMELGLRDLFAMIQKSGWRSVALAEKFCIFKQVACGVKFCHDQGIAHRDLKPENVLLSPDGVCKLTDFGISDWYHTDPHDLSSPVKKCAGMIGSPPYAPPEVMFYDSKKHYDTELQQPYDPRALDCYGLGIILMTLVNNVIPFLESCSFDTGFRDYCDAYENFIRLHDRAFRNRGNYRPGPGMEYHLARNFKNGHASRVAWRLADPEAATRYTIDDLFEDPWFQGIETCVDANDKYVCKKPIIKTTTYENPRGFHIATDVAATTPTSNPFLKNRVPIRSMVDIAAHPSPTATVLASSPPPPPPATHVPAEALFTLRETPPPQLATLTLSEEPPATPAPSAPSAPSARVRGHSPHRVVHHHLNIVNSLVHSSSAASSQVPAST; encoded by the coding sequence ATGACAGTCTCACACAATCATTCTACGAAGATATCCCAACAACCAATCTCCTCGGTATCAGCATTTAAGTTCTTCGGAAAGAAGCTGTTAAGTTCAAGCCATGGGAacaagttgaagaaaaaggcgTCTCTACCTCCAGACTTCCACTCTACAAGTACTAATGACAGCGAATCCTCCAGCCCAAAACTGCCGAATTCGTTGAAAACCTCTCGCCGTGCAAACTCTTTCGCTCACACAACCAACAGCAAGAGATCTTTATCTTCCGCCTCAACCAAGATCCTACCTCCGGCCGGCTCCAGCACGTCCATCTCAAGAGGAAACAGACATTCGTCCACTTCGCGTAATCTCTCAAACTCCAAGTTCAGTAGCGAACGATTAGTGTACAATCCATACGGCGTCTCAACCCCAAGCACGTCACTCTCGTCCGTCTCTACCTCCATGAAGAAAGACCCTGATCTGGGCTTCTACCTTCACGATGGGGATTCCAAAATCCGCATGCTGCCGATCCCAATTGTGGACCCAAACGAGTATCTGCCCGACGAGATGAAGGAGGCAAGCATCCAGTTGAGCGATAACTTCGTCTTTGATGATGAGAATAAGACCATCGGATGGGGCGGTTCGTGCGAAGTGCGCAAGATCCGCTCCAAGTACCGCAAGAAGGACGTATTTGCTCTAAAGAAGCTCAATATGATCTATAATGAAACGCCCGAGAAATTCTACAAGCGCTGCTCAAAGGAGTTTATCATCGCAAAGCAGCTAAGTCATCATGTTCACATCACAAATACTTTCCTTCTAGTCAAGGTGCCCACCACCGTCTACACCACTCGCGGGTGGGGGTTCGTCATGGAGCTAGGTCTACGAGATTTGTTCGCGATGATACAAAAATCGGGCTGGCGCAGCGTGGCCCTAGCAGAAAAGTTTTGTATATTCAAACAGGTGGCGTGTGGTGTCAAGTTTTGCCACGATCAGGGCATCGCCCACCGTGATTTGAAACCGGAAAATGTACTGCTATCCCCGGACGGCGTGTGCAAGCTGACAGATTTTGGTATCTCAGACTGGTACCACACGGATCCACACGACCTGTCCAGCCCTGTCAAGAAGTGCGCAGGGATGATCGGCTCGCCGCCGTATGCTCCCCCGGAGGTCATGTTCTACGACTCCAAGAAGCACTACGATACGGAATTGCAACAGCCGTATGACCCACGCGCTCTAGACTGTTATGGCCTGGGTATTATCCTCATGACCCTCGTCAACAACGTCattccatttttggaaTCCTGCAGCTTCGACACTGGTTTCCGCGATTACTGTGACGCTTATGAAAACTTTATCCGTCTTCACGATCGCGCATTCCGCAATCGCGGCAATTACCGCCCGGGGCCGGGAATGGAGTATCACTTGGCtagaaatttcaagaacGGACATGCATCTCGCGTGGCATGGCGGCTCGCTGACCCAGAAGCCGCCACCCGCTACACCATCGACGACCTCTTCGAAGACCCATGGTTCCAAGGAATTGAGACTTGTGTTGATGCCAACGACAAATATGTGTGTAAGAAACCTATTATCAAAACCACTACGTACGAGAATCCGCGGGGTTTCCATATCGCTACAGATGTTGCTGCAACCACACCCACCTCAAACCCATTCCTTAAGAACCGAGTCCCCATCAGGTCAATGGTAGATATAGCCGCCCATCCTTCCCCAACGGCCACGGTTTTAGCGTCGTCGCCTCCGCCGCCTCCTCCGGCGACTCATGTGCCAGCCGAGGCCTTATTTACACTTAGGGAAACCCCGCCGCCCCAGCTAGCAACCCTCACGCTTAGCGAAGAACCTCCCGCAACTCCCGCACCTTCCGCACCTTCCGCACCTTCCGCTCGCGTCCGTGGCCACTCCCCGCACAGGGTAGTGCATCACCATCTGAACATTGTCAACAGCTTGGTCCATAGTTCTAGCGCGGCGTCTTCTCAAGTTCCGGCTTCGACCTAG
- the PEX1 gene encoding AAA family ATPase peroxin 1 (AAA-peroxin; heterodimerizes with AAA-peroxin Pex6p and participates in the recycling of peroxisomal signal receptor Pex5p from the peroxisomal membrane to the cystosol; induced by oleic acid and upregulated during anaerobiosis; mutations in human PEX1 can lead to severe peroxisomal disorders and early death) — translation MTTTKRLKFENLRIQFSNAIVGNFLRLPHSIINVLESTNYAIQEFGIAVHSHNSDIPIVHLGWDGHDSGSSENVVLINPVLATVYDLNQKSPLVDLYIQRYDHTHLATEVYVTPETSDDWEIIDANAMRFQNGEILHQTRIVTPGETLICYLEGIVTKFKIDRVEPSMKSARITDGSLVVVAPKVNKTRLVKAEYGHSNKTILKNGAIQLLKKVILRSTVCKMDFPKDNLFVVYISDGAQLPSQKGYASIVKCSLRQSKKSDSDNKSVGIPSKKIGVFIKCDSQIPENHIALSSHLWDAFFTHPMNGAKIKLEFLQMNQANIISGRNATVNIKYFGKDVPTKSGDQYSKLLGGSLLTNNLILPTEQIIIEIKKGESEQQLCNLNEISNESVQWKVTQMGKEEVKDIIERHLPKHYHVKETGEVSRTSKDEDDFITVNSIKKEMVNYLTSPIIATPAIILDGKQGIGKTRLLKELINEVEKDHHIFVKYADCETLHETSNLDKTQKLIMEWCSFCYWYGPSLIVLDNVEALFGKPQANDGDPSNNGQWDNASKLLNFFINQVTKIFNKDNKRIRVLFSGKQKTQINPLLFDKHFVSETWSLRAPDKHARAKLLEYFFSKNQIMKLNRDLQFSDLSLETEGFSPLDLEIFTEKIFYDLQLERDCDNVVTRELFSKSLSAFTPSALRGVKLTKETNIKWGDIGALANAKDVLLETLEWPTKYEPIFVNCPLRLRSGILLYGYPGCGKTLLASAVAQQCGLNFISVKGPEILNKFIGASEQNIRELFERAQSVKPCILFFDEFDSIAPKRGHDSTGVTDRVVNQLLTQMDGAEGLDGVYILAATSRPDLIDSALLRPGRLDKSVICNIPTESERLDILQAIVNSKDKDTGQKKFALEKNADLKLIAEKTAGFSGADLQGLCYNAYLKSVHRWLSAADQSEVVPGNDNIEYFSINEHGRREENRLRLKTLLQQDVVHETKTSTSAASELTAVVTINDLLEACQETKPSISTSELVKLRGIYDRFQKDRNGEMPNGENSIDIGSRLSLM, via the coding sequence ATGACGACGACCAAGAGGTTGAAGTTTGAGAATCTGAGAATCCAATTCTCCAATGCCATAGTAGGAAACTTTTTAAGGTTACCGCATTCAATTATAAACGTGTTAGAGTCAACCAACTACGCTATCCAGGAATTCGGTATAGCAGTCCATTCTCATAATTCAGATATACCTATTGTTCATCTTGGATGGGATGGCCATGATTCTGGATCGAGTGAGAATGTTGTTCTTATCAATCCTGTTTTGGCCACAGTATATGATTTAAATCAAAAGTCTCCATTGGTGGACTTATACATCCAGCGATATGACCACACACACCTGGCTACGGAGGTGTATGTCACGCCAGAAACGAGTGATGATTGGGAAATTATCGATGCCAATGCGATGAGGTTCCAAAATGGTGAGATTTTGCACCAAACCCGTATAGTTACCCCAGGTGAGACTTTGATTTGTTATTTGGAAGGAATTGTTACAAAGTTCAAAATTGACAGGGTGGAGCCATCAATGAAGTCTGCGAGGATCACAGATGGTTCCTTGGTTGTTGTGGCACCAAAAGTCAATAAAACACGTTTGGTGAAGGCTGAGTATGGTCATAGTAATAAGACAATACTAAAAAATGGGGCTATCCAACTTTTAAAGAAGGTAATATTGAGGAGTACTGTGTGCAAAATGGACTTCCCTAAAGATAACCTTTTTGTCGTATATATCAGTGACGGGGCACAATTGCCTTCTCAGAAGGGCTACGCTTCTATCGTAAAATGTAGCTTAAGGCAGTCCAAGAAAAGCGATTCAGATAATAAATCAGTTGGTATCCCTTCGAAGAAGATTGGGGTTTTTATAAAATGTGATAGTCAGATACCCGAAAATCACATTGCATTAAGCTCTCATCTTTGGGATGCATTCTTTACGCACCCAATGAACGGAGCAAAAATCAAACTAGAGTTTCTACAAATGAATCAAGCAAATATAATATCCGGAAGAAATGCAACAGtcaatatcaaatattttggCAAGGACGTTCCTACCAAGAGTGGGGATCAGTATTCTAAGTTGTTGGGCGGGAGCTTATTGACCAATAACTTAATACTTCCAACAGAGCAAATTATAAtcgaaataaaaaaaggtgaATCCGAGCAGCAGTTGTGTAATTTGaatgaaatttccaatGAATCCGTTCAATGGAAAGTAACCCAAATGggtaaagaagaagttaaAGATATTATCGAAAGGCATTTGCCTAAACATTACCACGTCAAAGAAACTGGCGAAGTTTCGCGCACTAgtaaagatgaagatgatttCATTACGGTAAATAGtatcaagaaagaaatggTCAATTATTTGACATCGCCTATTATTGCCACACCAGCTATTATATTAGATGGTAAGCAAGGGATCGGTAAAACAAGGTTATTAAAAGAGCTTATAAATGAAGTGGAAAAAGATCATCACATCTTCGTTAAATATGCGGATTGTGAAACATTGCACGAGACATCAAATTTAGATAAAACCcaaaaattaattatgGAATGGTgttctttttgttattgGTATGGTCCTTCTTTGATTGTGTTGGATAACGTTGAGGCTCTATTTGGAAAACCTCAAGCCAATGACGGAGATCCTTCTAATAATGGCCAATGGGATAATGCAAGcaaacttttgaattttttcatcaatcaGGTGACAAAGATATTTAACAAGGATAATAAACGAATCAgagttttattttcaggCAAGCAGAAAACTCAAATTAATCCGCTATTGTTTGATAAGCATTTTGTTTCAGAGACGTGGTCTTTGAGAGCACCTGACAAACATGCAAGAGCGAAGTTACTGGAGTATTTTTTCTCGAAAAACCAGATCATGAAACTAAATCGAGATTTGCAATTCAGTGATTTGTCGTTGGAGACAGAAGGATTTTCGCCACtagatttggaaatattCACAGAAAAGATTTTCTACGACTTGCAGTTGGAAAGAGATTGTGATAATGTTGTAACAAGGGAACTTTTTTCGAAGTCGCTTAGTGCGTTTACACCATCTGCGTTGCGTGGAGTAAAGCTaacaaaagaaacgaaCATCAAATGGGGGGATATTGGTGCTTTAGCAAATGCCAAAGATGTCCTTCTAGAAACCTTAGAGTGGCCCACAAAATATGAGCCTATTTTCGTTAATTGTCCCCTAAGATTGAGATCAGGAATCTTGCTTTACGGTTATCCTGGTTGTGGTAAAACGCTTCTGGCGAGCGCCGTGGCACAACAATGTGGGTTAAACTTTATCTCCGTTAAGGGACCAGAGATTTTAAACAAGTTTATAGGTGCCAGCGAACAAAACATAAGAGAATTGTTTGAAAGGGCACAGTCCGTCAAACCCTGTATTCTATTTTTTGACGAGTTCGATTCTATTGCGCCAAAGAGAGGGCATGACTCCACTGGTGTCACAGACCGTGTAGTCAATCAATTATTGACCCAAATGGATGGTGCCGAGGGCCTTGATGGTGTATATATACTAGCAGCTACAAGTAGACCTGATTTGATTGATAGCGCATTGTTAAGACCGGGAAGATTAGACAAAAGTGTGATCTGTAATATACCGACTGAATCAGAGAGGTTAGATATCTTGCAAGCTATCGTCAATTCAAAAGACAAGGATACgggacaaaaaaaatttgcattGGAGAAAAATGCAGACTTGAAGTTGATCGCTGAAAAGACAGCTGGTTTTTCGGGTGCTGATTTACAGGGGCTCTGCTACAATGCTTATTTGAAATCTGTACATAGGTGGCTGTCTGCTGCAGACCAATCGGAAGTGGTACCCGGCAATGATAATATAGAATACTTCAGTATCAATGAGCACGGGCgtagagaagaaaatagacTACGGCTAAAGACTCTATTGCAGCAAGATGTGGTGCACGAGACAAAGACAAGCACTTCAGCTGCTTCTGAGCTGACAGCTGTGGTCACAATAAACGATTTATTGGAAGCCTGTCAAGAGACAAAACCTAGTATTTCAACAAGTGAGTTGGTCAAATTAAGGGGGATTTACGATAGGTTCCAGAAGGATAGGAACGGTGAGATGCCCAATGGTGAGAATTCCATCGACATTGGTAGCCGACTCTCCCTTATgtga
- the YKT6 gene encoding palmitoyltransferase YKT6 (Vesicle membrane protein and R class v-SNARE; contains SNAP receptor and acyltransferase activities; subunit of multiple SNARE complexes involved in trafficking to and within the Golgi, endocytic trafficking to the vacuole, and autophagosome-vacuolar fusion; C-terminal farnesylation and geranylgeranylation are essential for membrane localization and for function in cell wall integrity and autophagy; targeted to the vacuole via the AP-3 pathway; human homolog YKT6 complements a yeast ykt6 mutant): MRIYYIGVFRSGGEKALELSEVKDLSQFGFFERSSVGQFMTFFAETVASRTGAGQRQSIEEGNYIGHVYARSEGICGVLITDKEYPVRPAYTLLNKILDEYLVAHPKEEWADVTETNDALKMKQLDTYISKYQDPSQADAIMKVQQELDETKIVLHKTIENVLQRGEKLDNLVDKSESLTASSKMFYKQAKKSNSCCIIM; encoded by the coding sequence ATGAGAATCTACTACATCGGTGTATTTCGCTCTGGAGGAGAAAAGGCTCTAGAGTTGAGTGAAGTTAAAGACTTGTCACAATTTGGTTTCTTTGAAAGGTCTAGTGTTGGCCAGTTTATGACTTTTTTTGCTGAAACGGTCGCTTCTAGAACTGGTGCAGGACAAAGACAAAGTATAGAAGAAGGCAACTATATTGGCCACGTTTATGCCAGGAGTGAGGGCATATGTGGTGTTTTGATCACCGACAAAGAATATCCTGTCAGACCAGCATACACACTATtaaacaaaatattggaTGAATATTTAGTCGCACATCCTAAGGAAGAGTGGGCAGATGTGACTGAGACCAATGATgcattgaaaatgaagcaACTGGACACTTACATTAGCAAATATCAAGATCCTTCACAGGCTGACGCTATCATGAAAGTTCAACAAGAACTGGATGAGACGAAAATCGTTTTGCACAAAACGATTGAGAATGTTTTACAAAGAGGTGAAAAGTTGGATAATTTGGTGGACAAATCGGAGTCATTAACGGCAAGTTCCAAAATGTTTTATAAGCAAGCTAAAAAATCCAATTCGTGTTGCATCATCATGTAG